In one Myxocyprinus asiaticus isolate MX2 ecotype Aquarium Trade chromosome 29, UBuf_Myxa_2, whole genome shotgun sequence genomic region, the following are encoded:
- the znf740b gene encoding zinc finger protein 740b isoform X1, producing the protein MSHLSNSSVRDHMKWAGLLGCEAVLSSMALMQAGSMPNYKKMGSYLGQGQRENNHNHNQETHSQHGHMVLPSGVSCPPLLIRKDGEFHSARLLDEKDMQSSQNTQPKKKNRKSGLPTKMREKPQVEIPEVNDDNSLGSQVQKNFICEHCYSAFRSSYHLKRHILTHTGEKPFGCDMCDMRFIQRYHLERHKRVHSGEKPYQCDRCQQNFSRTDRLLRHRRLCAVGIPKEENQPCCEGRTYSQEPSQHTASWSPLQTNNSRLAV; encoded by the exons ATGTCACACCTTTCCAACAGCTCAGTGCGAGATCACATGAAATGG GCTGGGTTGCTGGGTTGTGAAGCGGTGCTGTCCAGCATGGCACTCATGCAGGCCGGCTCGATGCCCAATTATAAGAAGATGGGCTCTTATCTGGGCCAGGGACAGAGAGAAAACAATCACAACCACAATCAGGAGACCCATAGCCAGCATGGCCACATGGTGCTACCCTCAGGAGTCAGCTGCCCACCACTG CTCATCCGCAAGGACGGAGAGTTTCACTCAGCCCGGCTCTTGGATGAAAAAGACATGCAATCCAGCCAGAACACCCAGCCAAAGAAAAAGAACAGGAAGTCTGGACTTCCCACCAAAATGAGAGAAAAACCCCAG GTAGAAATTCCTGAAGTTAATGACGATAACTCACTCGGCTCTCAAGTGCAGAAGAACTTTATCTGTGAGCACTGCTACAGTGCGTTCCGCAGTAGTTACCATCTAAAACGGCATATTCTCACCCATACGG ggGAGAAGCCATTTGGGTGTGATATGTGTGACATGAGGTTTATTCAGCGCTATCACTTGGAGAGACACAAGCGCGTTCACAGCGGCGAGAAGCCTTATCAGTGTGACCGCTGCCAACAG AACTTTTCCAGAACTGACCGGTTACTACGACATCGGCGTTTGTGTGCTGTGGGCATCCCTAAAGAGGAGAACCAGCCATGCTGTGAGGGACGGACGTATTCTCAGGAACCCTCCCAGCACACTGCATCCTGGAGCCCACTGCAGACAAACAACAGCAGGCTGGCAGTGTGA
- the znf740b gene encoding zinc finger protein 740b isoform X2, with the protein MALMQAGSMPNYKKMGSYLGQGQRENNHNHNQETHSQHGHMVLPSGVSCPPLLIRKDGEFHSARLLDEKDMQSSQNTQPKKKNRKSGLPTKMREKPQVEIPEVNDDNSLGSQVQKNFICEHCYSAFRSSYHLKRHILTHTGEKPFGCDMCDMRFIQRYHLERHKRVHSGEKPYQCDRCQQNFSRTDRLLRHRRLCAVGIPKEENQPCCEGRTYSQEPSQHTASWSPLQTNNSRLAV; encoded by the exons ATGGCACTCATGCAGGCCGGCTCGATGCCCAATTATAAGAAGATGGGCTCTTATCTGGGCCAGGGACAGAGAGAAAACAATCACAACCACAATCAGGAGACCCATAGCCAGCATGGCCACATGGTGCTACCCTCAGGAGTCAGCTGCCCACCACTG CTCATCCGCAAGGACGGAGAGTTTCACTCAGCCCGGCTCTTGGATGAAAAAGACATGCAATCCAGCCAGAACACCCAGCCAAAGAAAAAGAACAGGAAGTCTGGACTTCCCACCAAAATGAGAGAAAAACCCCAG GTAGAAATTCCTGAAGTTAATGACGATAACTCACTCGGCTCTCAAGTGCAGAAGAACTTTATCTGTGAGCACTGCTACAGTGCGTTCCGCAGTAGTTACCATCTAAAACGGCATATTCTCACCCATACGG ggGAGAAGCCATTTGGGTGTGATATGTGTGACATGAGGTTTATTCAGCGCTATCACTTGGAGAGACACAAGCGCGTTCACAGCGGCGAGAAGCCTTATCAGTGTGACCGCTGCCAACAG AACTTTTCCAGAACTGACCGGTTACTACGACATCGGCGTTTGTGTGCTGTGGGCATCCCTAAAGAGGAGAACCAGCCATGCTGTGAGGGACGGACGTATTCTCAGGAACCCTCCCAGCACACTGCATCCTGGAGCCCACTGCAGACAAACAACAGCAGGCTGGCAGTGTGA